From the genome of Pirellulales bacterium, one region includes:
- a CDS encoding tyrosine-type recombinase/integrase — MKAWLFQDRKQLAKLGDKCPWSVGFYTPEGKRTQVTKGSKSAAEKHLRKIEGQLAAGIYESVGRKQWADFETEFKANVMAGMKPGTRDATQYALNHWNKIAKPVRMAAITSRTIADYVAKRRAQPRSKNGALVSPATINKELRTIRAVLRKAHRWGYLPRVPEFDFLKEPGRLPTFVTPDHFGKIYSACKVATAPGRIPYHAADWWRGLLTMAYMTGWRIGSLLSLQWKDVDLKARTAMSLAEHNKGGRDMVTPLHPLVIDHIERLTAGSFGGLVFPWGEDRRRLWDEFAAIQDAAAVKPATGPKPHYGFHDLRRAFATMNADKLSADTLQALMQHKDYQTTQRYINMARQLTPAIHNLFVPSLPALSATGTEG; from the coding sequence ATGAAAGCATGGCTTTTTCAAGATCGAAAGCAACTCGCGAAGCTCGGCGACAAGTGCCCCTGGTCGGTCGGCTTTTACACGCCGGAGGGCAAGCGAACCCAAGTCACGAAGGGATCCAAGAGCGCCGCGGAAAAGCACCTGCGCAAGATCGAAGGGCAACTGGCCGCCGGCATCTACGAAAGCGTCGGCCGGAAGCAATGGGCGGACTTCGAAACGGAATTTAAGGCGAACGTGATGGCCGGCATGAAGCCCGGCACTCGCGATGCCACGCAGTACGCGTTGAATCACTGGAACAAAATCGCCAAGCCGGTCCGGATGGCTGCGATCACCTCTCGAACTATCGCCGATTACGTGGCCAAGCGACGGGCGCAACCGCGGAGCAAGAATGGCGCGCTGGTTTCACCGGCGACGATCAACAAAGAGCTGCGCACGATTCGGGCCGTGCTGCGAAAGGCGCATCGCTGGGGCTATCTGCCGCGGGTTCCAGAATTCGATTTTCTGAAAGAACCTGGCCGGCTGCCGACATTTGTCACACCGGATCACTTCGGCAAAATCTACAGCGCGTGCAAGGTCGCCACGGCGCCGGGTCGAATTCCCTACCATGCGGCTGACTGGTGGCGAGGGCTGTTGACCATGGCCTACATGACCGGCTGGCGAATCGGTTCGCTGCTCTCGCTGCAATGGAAAGACGTGGACCTGAAGGCCCGAACCGCAATGAGCCTGGCCGAGCACAATAAAGGCGGCCGCGATATGGTCACCCCGCTGCATCCGCTGGTGATCGATCACATCGAGCGATTGACCGCAGGCAGCTTCGGCGGGCTCGTCTTCCCCTGGGGCGAAGATCGGCGCCGGCTGTGGGATGAATTCGCGGCGATCCAAGACGCGGCGGCCGTGAAGCCGGCGACGGGCCCGAAGCCTCACTACGGCTTCCACGATTTGCGTCGGGCGTTCGCCACGATGAACGCCGACAAACTGTCGGCCGACACCCTGCAGGCCCTGATGCAGCACAAGGATTACCAGACGACGCAACGCTACATCAACATGGCCCGGCAACTCACACCCGCGATTCACAACCTGTTTGTTCCATCGCTGCCGGCCCTCTCGGCGACTGGCACCGAGGGCTGA